AAGTAACCGATTTGAAATGGTGGTGGAAAGATGAGACGCTCATTCCGCATTCCTGCGCAATCTTTTCTATACGCAGCGGTTGATCAAACTTTTTGCGCAGCAGCGTAATGGCTCTGGCTATGGGGGATACAAAACCGCCGTGGGCAGCAATATGACGCAGCCGATCGCCCTGCCCTTCCATCCATAGCCGATAAACGATTTCACGTTTGATGATCGGCGCCATAAAAGGAGCTTCGCTGGGCCTTGCGATTAAACGGGCGAGTCTCACCACGGCATTCAAAAGATCGCCGCATAAGGGGCTGACCGTTATGGCCTTTATATCGGCAAATTCAGGGGAGGCATCTCGCGCCTCCACCATAACAGAATGAACAAGAGCCGGATCCAGGATTAGGCGCAGACTGAGATAGGGATGCTCCGGCGAGGCTTCACGAATCGTGCCCGTCAACGGCAGCTCGGCGGTAACCAAAAGATAGTGGAATGGATCATAAGTGTAGCTTTCATTTCTCAAAATAATCTCTTTGCTGCCCTGCGCGATCACGCAAAACGAAGGCGCGGTTACCACATAAAGAGGCTCGCCCGGAGCTGAAGCGCGCTGAAGGACCAAGCCCGCGATCGGTTCGACTTTTCCATCTTCCGGGATGGCTCGCCTGATCAGCTCAACAAGTTCCTGCCTATCAGCCTGCGCGCGCTGGTCCTCCCAGAATTCCCCTTGCTTTTCTATGCCGTTCATCATCGCCCCTTCTTTTATTGCCCTGATGCCGCCGATATTCACTCGAATTTTGAATCGAGCGCAAAAGTCATTTGTTCCCGATTAGCCTGTTCTTGCAGAATCATTCAATAATTTTAGAGAATTGCTCAATAACTCTTTGATTTTATTTGCGTATAATTCACTGTCAAAATAGAAACCTTTATCTCTTTATTCTTTTTCACGAATTGAACACGGGTAAACAGAAAACGCGGCAGGCGTTGCCAAGTTCACAGTTAGAATACCGGAATGAAACAGATTGTTCTAAGGGCGTCGGCAGGCAGCCGTGTTCGACAAAGCGCCTGCACAGCACTTTTTGTTGCTTCGCCCAATTTACGAAGGGCAATGTGTAATATAAAAGCAGGAAAAGAAATAATGAAGCCGCTTAACACAAAGAAAAAAGCAAGATTTCTCATTCCGATCCAATTCGCTGTTGCGTTCCTTGCTTTACTTGAGGGCTTAATCGCAGGTGAAAATTTGCAACCGATAATCATTCGGGAACAGGGCAGCTTTATGGTCGGCGGAAAAGTCATTAAAGCCTCGGGGACCTTTGATCCTTATCATCCCACTTCGGCCGGGCAGACTTTGCACGGCGACCATGCTTATGTATTTTATCAGATTCCCGTCCAGGCAAAAAAGCTGCCGATGGTTATGTGGCACGGATTCGGACAGTTTTCGAAAACATGGGAAACAACTCCTGACGGACGGGACGGCTTTCAGAACATCTTTTTGCGCCGAGGCTATTCGGTTTATGTACTCGACCAGCCTCGACGCGGCAACGCCGGGCGCAGCACAGTTTCCGCCGTCATCGAACCCCTTCCGGATGAGCAGCAATGGTTCGGCACTTTCCGTCTCGGTATTTGGCCGAACTTTTTCGAAGGTGTACAATTTCCTCGTGATTCTACTGCGCTCGAGCAGTTCTTTCGCGCCATGACGCCCGATACGGGGCCGATTGACGTCAATCTCAATGTCGAAGCGGTCTCGGCCTTGTTCGACAAGATCGGGGCGGGCATTCTGGTCACCCATTCCCATTCGGGCGGAATGGGCTGGTTGACGGCGATTAAAAATCAAAATGTCAGAGCCATCGTCTCCTTCGAGCCGGGAAGCGGCTTTCTTTTTCCCGAAGGTAAAGTCCCTGAGCCCAAACCGAGCTCCGGCGGTACGCTATCGGCGAATGCAGTACCGATGAGCGACTTTCTCAAGCTGACCCAAATTCCGATCGTCATTTATTACGGCGATTTCATTCCCGCAGAACCCAGTCCCAACCCTGGTCAGGACGGCTGGCGGGTCCGGCTTGAAATGGCTAAAATATGGCGTGATGTCGTAAACGACCATGGAGGAAATGTGACCCTCGTCCATTTGCCGGAAATCGGCATCAGAGGAAATACACATTTCCCCTTTTCGGATTTGAACAATCTGGAAATAGCCGATTTGGTATCCAAATGG
Above is a genomic segment from candidate division KSB1 bacterium containing:
- a CDS encoding AraC family transcriptional regulator, with product MMNGIEKQGEFWEDQRAQADRQELVELIRRAIPEDGKVEPIAGLVLQRASAPGEPLYVVTAPSFCVIAQGSKEIILRNESYTYDPFHYLLVTAELPLTGTIREASPEHPYLSLRLILDPALVHSVMVEARDASPEFADIKAITVSPLCGDLLNAVVRLARLIARPSEAPFMAPIIKREIVYRLWMEGQGDRLRHIAAHGGFVSPIARAITLLRKKFDQPLRIEKIAQECGMSVSSFHHHFKSVTSMTPLQFQKQLRLQEARRLMLHEHLDAAEAGFRVGYDDASHFNRDYKRHFGMPPRRDVERLRMVPPSRVEQY
- a CDS encoding alpha/beta fold hydrolase; amino-acid sequence: MKPLNTKKKARFLIPIQFAVAFLALLEGLIAGENLQPIIIREQGSFMVGGKVIKASGTFDPYHPTSAGQTLHGDHAYVFYQIPVQAKKLPMVMWHGFGQFSKTWETTPDGRDGFQNIFLRRGYSVYVLDQPRRGNAGRSTVSAVIEPLPDEQQWFGTFRLGIWPNFFEGVQFPRDSTALEQFFRAMTPDTGPIDVNLNVEAVSALFDKIGAGILVTHSHSGGMGWLTAIKNQNVRAIVSFEPGSGFLFPEGKVPEPKPSSGGTLSANAVPMSDFLKLTQIPIVIYYGDFIPAEPSPNPGQDGWRVRLEMAKIWRDVVNDHGGNVTLVHLPEIGIRGNTHFPFSDLNNLEIADLVSKWLKEKGLDH